In Leptospira harrisiae, a genomic segment contains:
- a CDS encoding FYDLN acid domain-containing protein: MVAKKAVKKQAPPKKKAVAKEKPKDLKSASPKEDKKKAVAGAKAPATKAKAVPAPKAASVAVKDKPAPVTKAPAVKIDPNNPLGKKFNCYSCGTKFYDLYKPEKKCPKCGADQLAKPAIKSRMAAIRSSEYEVEEEEEPVLEDDELMEETEELEETEEEEVVAEEEE; encoded by the coding sequence ATGGTCGCAAAAAAAGCAGTCAAGAAGCAGGCACCGCCCAAGAAAAAAGCGGTAGCCAAAGAAAAACCCAAGGACCTCAAGTCCGCTTCCCCGAAGGAAGACAAAAAAAAGGCAGTCGCTGGTGCAAAAGCTCCCGCTACGAAAGCGAAAGCTGTGCCTGCCCCTAAAGCCGCATCTGTCGCAGTAAAGGACAAACCGGCACCCGTCACGAAGGCACCTGCGGTCAAAATTGATCCCAACAACCCTCTCGGCAAAAAATTCAATTGTTACTCTTGTGGAACTAAGTTTTACGATTTGTACAAACCGGAAAAAAAATGCCCGAAATGTGGTGCAGACCAATTGGCCAAACCCGCTATCAAATCCCGAATGGCTGCCATCCGCAGTTCGGAATACGAAGTGGAAGAAGAGGAAGAGCCAGTTCTAGAAGATGATGAACTCATGGAAGAAACAGAAGAATTGGAAGAGACCGAAGAAGAGGAGGTCGTAGCCGAGGAAGAGGAGTGA
- a CDS encoding DJ-1/PfpI family protein: protein MRFVSMLHIGILVFSEVEVMDFAGPFEVFSIAETNDHNKLCKVFLVAENLSAVKARNGLMVLPNYDYANCPPIDILIVPGGFGAEELEIKNQTTLSWIKAKYLEVKHLASICTGAFLLAEIGLLDRLDVTTHWMDMDTLKNNYPLLDIKENVRYTDNGKILTSGGISSGIHLSFYLLQKLFGLDVAIRTARRMEYDWNPESNRL from the coding sequence ATGAGGTTTGTATCCATGTTGCATATAGGAATTCTAGTATTCTCTGAAGTGGAAGTAATGGACTTTGCTGGACCCTTCGAAGTATTTTCTATCGCAGAAACCAACGATCACAATAAATTATGTAAGGTATTTCTAGTTGCAGAAAATCTTTCAGCCGTTAAAGCAAGGAACGGACTCATGGTTTTGCCTAACTACGACTACGCAAATTGCCCGCCGATTGACATTTTAATAGTTCCTGGCGGATTCGGTGCCGAAGAGTTAGAGATTAAAAATCAAACAACCCTTAGTTGGATTAAAGCTAAATACTTAGAAGTTAAGCATTTAGCTTCCATTTGTACAGGTGCTTTTCTATTAGCAGAAATAGGACTTTTAGATCGCCTAGATGTCACCACTCATTGGATGGATATGGATACTCTAAAAAACAATTATCCACTGTTAGATATAAAAGAAAATGTCAGATATACTGATAATGGGAAAATTCTTACTTCAGGAGGAATTTCCTCTGGAATCCATTTGAGTTTTTATCTTCTTCAAAAACTATTTGGATTGGACGTAGCCATTCGAACCGCAAGACGCATGGAATACGATTGGAATCCAGAATCAAATCGGTTGTAA
- a CDS encoding DUF2798 domain-containing protein, whose protein sequence is MNRILKEESVFSTLMTIGMVTVMLSYNIILIFGFHTNTLLMIVRQFIPIFLIAFAVEQLVVSHNVQKLHKIFVSPSDPKFKHILIMVLLMVTSMCLLMTLITTLINIGTENHFREHYISSVLKNYPVALLAQLLVVGPIVRIIHLKLFNKSKLVS, encoded by the coding sequence TTGAATCGAATCCTTAAAGAAGAATCAGTTTTTTCTACTCTGATGACAATTGGTATGGTAACAGTTATGTTATCATACAATATCATATTAATTTTTGGGTTTCATACCAATACATTACTAATGATTGTTAGACAGTTTATTCCCATTTTTTTAATCGCATTTGCAGTAGAACAATTGGTGGTTAGCCACAATGTACAAAAATTACATAAGATTTTTGTCTCCCCGAGTGATCCAAAGTTTAAACATATTTTAATCATGGTTCTACTTATGGTTACTTCGATGTGTTTGCTGATGACACTCATCACAACCCTTATCAATATTGGAACAGAAAACCACTTTCGAGAACATTACATAAGTTCGGTCTTAAAAAATTATCCGGTGGCACTTCTTGCTCAACTACTCGTTGTTGGCCCCATCGTTCGCATTATCCATTTAAAACTATTTAACAAATCAAAACTTGTTTCTTAA
- the nadB gene encoding L-aspartate oxidase: MTRIKSDFLIIGSGVSGLFTALKLAPLGSVVVVTKKADYESNTNYAQGGIASVFDDKDKFEEHIKDTLESGAGLCDLEAVRVLVEEGPTRVRELLDLGVPFTRNQTGELDLAREGGHSKNRIIHSLDRTGSAVEQSLLDNVHANKNIQILENHACVDLITKHHLKDKDNLPLRCYGAYIVDTETGEVFPVLAKKTILATGGAGQVYLHTTNPNIATGDGVASAYRAGAIVKNMEFYQFHPTSLFHEQGNSFLISEAVRGHGGILREIGGRPFMKDYHDMGELAPRDIVARAIDDTMKKRGEPHVLLDITHRPANDIINHFPSIYERCKKLGIDITTDPIPVVPAAHYMCGGVATDLLGRTNIVDLYACGETTCTGVHGGNRLASNSLLECLVFSHRIAGDIKSQGKLSYSQETDLIPDWNKEGTTNTEEWVLISHDLVEIKTIMSNYVGIVRSDMRLERALRRLKLISEEVKDYYNRTTVSLGLLELRNLVKVAELIVRSALLRKESRGLHFSTDYPEDRTPSRQDTILSHKL; this comes from the coding sequence GTGACTCGAATTAAATCGGATTTTTTGATCATTGGAAGCGGAGTGAGTGGCCTCTTTACCGCATTGAAGTTAGCTCCGCTTGGATCTGTAGTGGTTGTTACCAAAAAGGCAGACTACGAATCCAATACCAATTATGCACAAGGGGGAATTGCCTCAGTTTTTGATGATAAGGATAAGTTTGAAGAACATATCAAAGATACCTTGGAGTCGGGGGCAGGCCTTTGTGATTTAGAAGCGGTGCGAGTCCTTGTCGAAGAAGGACCAACCAGAGTTCGGGAACTTCTGGATCTAGGAGTTCCCTTTACCAGAAACCAAACAGGGGAACTCGACCTTGCTCGGGAAGGTGGTCATAGCAAAAATCGGATCATCCACTCTCTTGATAGAACAGGAAGTGCCGTTGAACAGTCATTACTTGACAATGTTCATGCAAACAAAAACATTCAAATTTTAGAAAACCATGCCTGTGTAGATCTTATCACCAAACACCATTTAAAGGATAAAGACAATCTTCCTTTGCGATGTTATGGTGCTTATATTGTAGATACAGAGACTGGTGAAGTATTTCCAGTTTTGGCCAAAAAAACCATATTGGCTACTGGTGGTGCCGGTCAGGTGTATCTTCATACGACCAATCCCAACATTGCCACTGGCGACGGAGTGGCGAGTGCCTACCGTGCTGGGGCCATCGTTAAAAATATGGAGTTTTATCAATTCCACCCCACTTCTCTTTTTCATGAACAAGGAAATAGTTTTTTAATTTCAGAGGCAGTTCGAGGTCATGGTGGCATTTTACGAGAGATAGGTGGTAGACCTTTTATGAAAGACTATCACGATATGGGAGAACTTGCACCTAGGGATATAGTAGCTCGCGCCATAGACGATACGATGAAAAAAAGAGGAGAACCTCATGTCCTTCTCGACATCACTCACAGGCCAGCCAACGACATTATCAACCACTTCCCATCGATCTATGAACGCTGTAAAAAACTCGGGATTGATATCACAACCGATCCTATCCCAGTAGTTCCTGCGGCTCATTATATGTGCGGTGGTGTGGCCACCGATCTATTGGGACGAACCAATATTGTCGATTTATATGCATGCGGGGAAACCACTTGCACGGGAGTGCATGGCGGGAACCGATTGGCATCAAATAGTTTACTAGAATGCCTTGTTTTCTCGCATAGAATTGCAGGAGATATCAAGTCCCAAGGAAAACTAAGTTACTCACAAGAAACGGATCTCATTCCTGATTGGAACAAAGAAGGAACTACGAATACAGAAGAGTGGGTTCTTATCTCCCATGATTTGGTAGAAATCAAAACCATTATGAGTAATTATGTGGGGATTGTGCGTTCCGATATGCGTTTGGAAAGGGCACTCCGTCGGTTGAAATTAATTTCAGAAGAAGTAAAAGACTATTACAACAGAACCACTGTCTCACTTGGGTTATTGGAACTTAGAAATTTAGTCAAAGTGGCAGAACTAATTGTTCGTTCTGCACTCTTACGGAAGGAAAGTCGTGGGTTACATTTTAGCACTGACTATCCAGAAGACAGAACTCCTTCAAGACAAGATACAATTCTCTCTCACAAACTTTAA
- a CDS encoding S41 family peptidase, with protein MKRIVYLLSFFTLLSFALPVGFISCEPEAKKAPNRVTNFTYQDFETVVKSVDKYYIDKNINKNRAFTDAASFAVLSMPHPLYIYPESYFNEREKYDDKDDLWPGKTFKISPSDKFVLFDPDYTLVEKIQKEKLKKNENRKLSDAELKKLIDKEKLKKSVIATKWEEINFSRKEFDRVISYIQDNLETYKTPVLKGLVELDGELPEEEEDKKDFSMEQVFLAAANGYLNSLDPHSNVFLKEMWEESMAKISDGSFEGIGAILSGGGSREVVVENPLEGSPAVRAGIRSGDTIVAVDGKVIKNLSLDKVVKKIKGPKATKVVLTITRKGNTGKTDIEVIRDKITIKNVTHHIVKENPQVGYIKLTGFVKPGPGEAPIDTQIANAVVEMEQEAKESGKPLKALILDLRGNSGGYLDLAIDIADMFIEKGMIVFTRTPFRSDEEKYAKNKDITKLPLVVMINSKSASASEIVASAIQHHGRGILLGERTFGKATVQSLNNLENNPDYLLKITNARYYSPSGKTIQVVGVSPDIEVSEEPDGGFPFRYREEDMWNHLPLIPHEGVVKSKFNVNAIKEYAKKNGKADAFLKSHANDAIKPDYMLIRSLDYIEGMLNAK; from the coding sequence TTGAAACGAATTGTTTACCTACTTTCCTTTTTCACCCTACTCAGTTTTGCCCTCCCAGTAGGATTCATTTCCTGCGAACCGGAAGCCAAAAAAGCACCGAATCGAGTTACCAATTTTACATACCAAGACTTCGAAACCGTGGTCAAATCTGTGGATAAGTATTACATTGATAAAAATATCAATAAAAACCGTGCATTCACTGATGCGGCATCTTTTGCGGTTCTCAGTATGCCTCACCCACTCTATATTTACCCGGAAAGTTATTTCAACGAAAGGGAAAAATACGATGACAAAGATGATCTTTGGCCAGGAAAAACTTTTAAGATCTCTCCTTCCGACAAATTCGTGTTATTTGATCCAGACTATACTCTTGTGGAAAAAATCCAAAAAGAGAAACTAAAGAAAAACGAAAACAGAAAACTTTCTGACGCAGAGCTCAAAAAACTCATTGATAAAGAAAAACTGAAAAAATCAGTAATCGCAACAAAATGGGAAGAAATTAACTTTTCACGTAAAGAATTTGATCGAGTGATCTCTTACATCCAAGACAATTTGGAAACTTACAAAACGCCAGTCCTTAAAGGATTAGTGGAACTTGATGGGGAACTTCCAGAGGAAGAAGAAGATAAAAAAGATTTTAGCATGGAACAAGTGTTTCTTGCTGCAGCCAATGGTTATTTAAATTCTTTAGATCCACATTCCAATGTATTCCTAAAAGAAATGTGGGAAGAGTCCATGGCAAAAATCAGCGATGGATCTTTTGAAGGAATCGGAGCCATTCTTTCCGGTGGAGGAAGCCGTGAAGTAGTGGTCGAAAATCCATTAGAAGGAAGTCCAGCAGTTCGTGCCGGGATTCGAAGTGGTGACACCATTGTGGCAGTTGACGGGAAGGTCATCAAAAACCTATCTCTCGACAAAGTGGTAAAAAAAATCAAAGGGCCTAAAGCCACTAAAGTCGTTCTTACCATCACAAGAAAAGGAAATACTGGAAAAACCGATATCGAAGTCATCCGTGATAAAATTACTATTAAAAACGTAACACATCATATCGTAAAAGAAAATCCACAAGTGGGTTATATCAAACTCACTGGATTTGTAAAACCAGGTCCAGGCGAAGCTCCCATCGATACACAAATTGCCAATGCCGTTGTGGAGATGGAACAAGAAGCCAAAGAAAGTGGAAAACCATTAAAGGCTCTCATCCTAGACTTACGTGGAAACTCTGGTGGGTATTTGGATCTTGCCATCGACATTGCTGATATGTTTATTGAAAAAGGAATGATTGTGTTCACAAGAACTCCATTTCGCAGTGATGAAGAAAAATATGCTAAAAACAAAGACATCACCAAACTACCTTTAGTTGTGATGATCAATTCCAAATCAGCATCTGCATCAGAAATTGTAGCAAGTGCCATCCAACACCATGGTCGCGGAATTTTACTTGGTGAAAGAACTTTTGGAAAAGCAACGGTTCAAAGTTTAAATAACCTCGAAAACAATCCTGATTACCTACTCAAAATCACAAATGCAAGATACTATTCTCCATCTGGAAAAACCATCCAAGTTGTGGGAGTGTCTCCAGACATTGAAGTATCAGAAGAACCAGATGGTGGATTTCCTTTCCGTTACCGTGAAGAAGATATGTGGAACCACTTACCCTTAATTCCACACGAAGGTGTTGTGAAATCCAAATTCAATGTCAATGCCATCAAAGAGTATGCTAAGAAAAATGGAAAGGCAGATGCCTTCTTAAAATCACATGCCAACGATGCCATTAAACCAGACTATATGTTAATCAGAAGTTTGGATTACATTGAAGGAATGTTAAACGCAAAATAA
- a CDS encoding tetratricopeptide repeat protein, which yields MRPFVVLIFALSLGFCKTEPQKNPTRDPYSLETLIFLEEVLLDVWDSTESKEETMSRLRYVCRTRDTDDGYLCYTWGLLEYHRGNYAESYTAFRKALEKNPNDSLYKNMLRISAEKSGNLPDLKAHSYDGEVFAVFTETQKLCKENKQPKPESFLFLAERGVLTKESLRKGVLADCFQSLSASDKSIVQKEIFHSSPSYKERLYADQMKSDPFSRIWDTASYHRGESGKEAVGASAGVVSVSSAVGTEAGVPLLGTTFKPGTSITEAWKKVKLASASGNETQGREGLRSFLLEIQSAKHKGKLEAQLALALERAAKLLLEQDPQYSKLRFLAKEL from the coding sequence ATGCGTCCTTTCGTTGTCCTGATTTTTGCTCTTTCCCTTGGGTTTTGTAAAACAGAACCTCAGAAGAACCCAACACGGGATCCCTACAGTTTGGAAACTCTAATCTTTTTAGAAGAGGTGCTTCTGGATGTATGGGATTCTACTGAGTCAAAAGAAGAGACAATGTCTCGACTAAGATACGTTTGCCGAACTCGAGATACCGATGATGGATATTTATGTTACACTTGGGGATTACTCGAATACCATCGAGGCAATTATGCAGAGAGTTACACTGCGTTTAGAAAGGCTCTAGAAAAAAATCCGAACGATAGCCTTTATAAAAATATGTTACGAATTTCCGCCGAAAAATCAGGAAATTTACCAGATTTAAAGGCCCATTCGTATGATGGGGAAGTTTTTGCCGTGTTTACAGAAACTCAAAAACTTTGTAAGGAAAACAAACAGCCGAAACCAGAATCCTTTCTATTTCTTGCCGAACGAGGTGTTCTCACGAAGGAAAGTTTACGCAAAGGTGTTCTTGCAGATTGTTTTCAAAGTCTGAGTGCCTCTGACAAATCCATTGTCCAAAAAGAAATCTTTCATTCATCTCCATCTTATAAAGAGCGTCTTTATGCAGACCAAATGAAGTCGGATCCTTTCTCTCGGATTTGGGACACAGCTAGTTACCATAGGGGGGAATCTGGAAAGGAAGCTGTTGGTGCAAGTGCCGGAGTGGTTTCTGTGAGTTCTGCGGTCGGAACGGAAGCGGGAGTTCCTTTGTTAGGAACGACGTTCAAACCTGGGACTTCGATCACTGAAGCTTGGAAGAAAGTAAAACTTGCCTCTGCTTCTGGAAATGAAACACAAGGTAGAGAAGGCCTTCGTAGTTTTTTATTGGAGATCCAATCGGCAAAACACAAAGGAAAACTTGAAGCTCAGTTGGCCCTTGCCTTAGAAAGGGCCGCCAAATTACTTTTGGAACAAGACCCTCAATATTCTAAACTTCGTTTCCTTGCGAAAGAACTCTAA
- a CDS encoding pyridoxine 5'-phosphate synthase: MTQLSVNVNKIATLRNSRGGSIPSVIQISEIILDAGAYGITIHPREDERHITKQDVFEIQNFLNSYNTKITKSGAPKKEFNIEGEPSERFLNLVLAAKPDQATLVPVKPGEITSDHGFDLKNKTVFQTLKPMVKRLNEVGIRVSLFMETGFEDYPLVKELGAERIELYTGPFANAYDKSLEEGLSCFQSYELAAKEAHKLGLGVNAGHDLDTNNLKLFAKLPYLAEVSIGHRLVSQSLVDGMDKTIKDYLRVLSQGNEV, translated from the coding sequence ATGACCCAATTAAGTGTCAATGTTAACAAGATCGCCACTTTACGCAATTCCCGTGGCGGATCCATTCCTAGTGTCATTCAAATTTCAGAGATTATCTTGGATGCGGGTGCCTACGGCATCACCATCCACCCCAGAGAGGATGAAAGGCATATCACCAAACAAGATGTATTCGAAATTCAGAATTTTCTAAATTCTTACAATACAAAAATCACAAAAAGTGGAGCTCCAAAAAAGGAATTCAATATTGAAGGCGAACCAAGTGAACGGTTTTTAAACCTAGTCCTTGCAGCTAAACCTGACCAGGCCACCCTTGTCCCAGTCAAACCTGGGGAAATCACCTCTGACCATGGGTTTGACCTAAAAAACAAAACAGTGTTCCAAACCTTAAAACCAATGGTCAAAAGGCTAAACGAGGTAGGAATTCGTGTGTCTTTGTTTATGGAAACAGGATTTGAAGATTATCCTCTTGTGAAGGAACTCGGAGCCGAACGTATTGAACTTTATACTGGGCCTTTTGCAAATGCTTACGACAAATCTCTAGAAGAAGGTTTATCTTGTTTTCAAAGTTATGAATTAGCAGCAAAAGAAGCCCACAAACTAGGCTTAGGTGTAAATGCAGGCCATGACTTGGATACAAATAATTTAAAACTTTTTGCGAAACTCCCCTATTTGGCGGAAGTTTCCATAGGCCATAGGCTGGTGAGCCAAAGCCTTGTGGATGGAATGGACAAAACCATTAAAGACTATCTTAGAGTTCTTTCGCAAGGAAACGAAGTTTAG
- the surE gene encoding 5'/3'-nucleotidase SurE → MNILITNDDGISSAGIKALERVLGKSFNTYLIAPLKERSVTSMALTVFQGMRVERINDNHYIADGFPADCVNIGLYAEIFPKIDFVISGINRGVNMGYDVHYSGTVGAAKHGALHGIPSLAVSSGRIDPDDGYTKEAELVLSFLDKYKSQIESGEVWNLNFPPEISGSGTLNEIVFTRLGRRRYSEKYEKKQIIEGVSEFQLNGSLLGHDEETGTDFEAYYQGKLPVTPIQLDLTEKKRLTELQSK, encoded by the coding sequence TTGAATATACTCATTACGAATGACGACGGGATTTCTTCCGCCGGAATCAAAGCTTTGGAACGTGTCCTTGGTAAATCTTTTAACACCTATCTCATTGCTCCTCTAAAAGAACGTTCTGTCACTTCGATGGCACTCACTGTGTTCCAGGGGATGAGAGTCGAACGTATCAACGATAACCACTACATTGCGGATGGATTTCCTGCTGATTGTGTGAATATTGGATTGTATGCAGAGATCTTTCCTAAAATTGATTTTGTGATCTCAGGGATCAATCGTGGTGTGAATATGGGGTATGATGTCCACTATTCAGGAACGGTAGGTGCTGCCAAACATGGTGCCCTTCATGGGATTCCATCGCTTGCGGTCAGTTCAGGTCGGATTGATCCAGATGATGGTTATACAAAAGAAGCAGAACTGGTTTTATCTTTTTTAGATAAATACAAATCACAGATAGAGTCCGGTGAAGTTTGGAATTTAAACTTTCCTCCCGAAATTTCTGGTTCAGGCACATTAAATGAAATTGTATTTACGAGACTTGGTCGTCGTCGTTACTCCGAAAAATATGAAAAAAAACAAATCATCGAAGGAGTCAGCGAATTTCAATTAAACGGAAGTTTGCTTGGACACGACGAAGAAACAGGCACTGACTTTGAGGCTTATTACCAAGGTAAACTTCCAGTGACTCCCATCCAATTGGATCTTACTGAAAAAAAACGACTAACAGAATTACAATCTAAGTAG
- a CDS encoding DUF1801 domain-containing protein — MKDKFEQFYSSLTETEISIVMRLKEILKPFDTLEERISYSVLYYFQNSRVCFIWPASIKPGPKSGVQFGFCNGYLLNDPNQKLEKENRKQVYCITFHSEDEINESDLITFIKNAIEVDHRIYKKKIVRSQFNQISNS; from the coding sequence ATGAAAGACAAATTCGAACAATTCTATTCTTCTTTAACAGAAACTGAGATTTCTATTGTAATGCGATTAAAAGAAATTTTAAAACCATTTGATACTCTCGAAGAAAGGATCTCCTATTCCGTCCTCTACTACTTTCAAAATAGCCGTGTATGTTTTATTTGGCCAGCCTCAATCAAACCTGGCCCAAAATCTGGAGTGCAGTTTGGATTTTGTAACGGATATCTGTTAAACGACCCCAATCAAAAACTAGAAAAAGAAAATCGTAAACAAGTTTATTGTATCACATTTCATTCGGAAGATGAAATCAACGAATCTGACCTAATCACTTTTATTAAAAATGCAATAGAAGTGGATCATCGTATTTATAAAAAAAAAATAGTGCGTTCCCAATTTAACCAAATTTCAAATTCCTAA
- a CDS encoding tyrosine-type recombinase/integrase, with translation MIKLRYSVQDNRFHLQFGFSKTFFSIAKSIPNACYHSVTKSWSYPNDPKIIKQVLDAFESDDIRISPKEIPKKCGILEDYFKATRERNFTFCTTKTYFSHLFRLLMFTEKLPSNIRMIDLENYLDHLFMERGAKSSSVRSARQAFIFYFREVRNQFTNLKFPKMKVESKLPEVLSAEETRAIFNALPNRKHKMLLLISYSSGLRVSEVIHLKITDIDLKRNMVRVTQGKGKKDRYTILASSLVEELKEYLKVRDYNLLLKQSYNEMRANPWLFPGLNNRPLNIRTAESIFTNAAKKAKIKKKVSFHSLRHAFATHLLELGTDLRMIQTLLGHASVRTTQIYTKVARSRLENIVSPLDRISNQKEKTIFLPENQKKDQ, from the coding sequence ATGATCAAACTACGTTATTCCGTTCAAGACAATCGGTTCCATTTGCAATTTGGATTTTCTAAAACTTTTTTCTCCATTGCAAAGTCAATTCCCAATGCTTGTTACCATTCTGTGACCAAGTCATGGTCTTATCCAAATGATCCAAAAATCATAAAACAAGTATTAGATGCATTTGAATCGGATGATATTCGGATTTCACCAAAAGAAATTCCCAAAAAATGTGGAATTTTAGAGGACTATTTCAAAGCCACAAGAGAAAGAAATTTTACATTTTGCACTACCAAAACCTACTTCTCTCACCTATTTCGGTTACTAATGTTTACAGAAAAACTTCCTTCGAACATACGAATGATAGATTTAGAAAATTATCTAGATCATTTATTCATGGAACGTGGTGCCAAATCTTCAAGTGTTCGTTCCGCAAGACAGGCATTTATCTTTTATTTTCGCGAAGTCAGAAACCAGTTTACCAATTTAAAATTTCCAAAGATGAAAGTGGAATCCAAACTTCCAGAAGTTTTATCTGCAGAGGAAACAAGAGCCATCTTTAATGCCTTACCCAATCGAAAACACAAAATGTTACTTTTGATCAGCTACTCTTCTGGATTACGTGTGAGCGAAGTAATTCATTTAAAAATAACTGATATCGATCTAAAAAGAAATATGGTTCGAGTGACACAAGGAAAAGGAAAAAAAGATAGGTATACCATACTTGCAAGTTCACTTGTAGAAGAACTTAAAGAATATTTAAAAGTTAGAGATTACAATTTGTTATTGAAACAAAGTTATAATGAAATGCGAGCAAACCCATGGCTGTTTCCAGGTCTAAACAATAGACCACTTAACATTCGTACGGCGGAAAGCATTTTCACCAATGCAGCAAAAAAGGCGAAAATAAAAAAGAAAGTCAGTTTCCATAGTTTGCGGCATGCCTTTGCCACTCATCTTTTAGAATTGGGAACGGACCTTCGTATGATCCAAACATTACTCGGACACGCCAGTGTCCGAACCACTCAAATTTATACAAAAGTTGCCAGAAGCCGATTAGAAAATATTGTTAGCCCCTTAGATAGAATTTCCAATCAAAAAGAAAAAACCATATTTTTACCAGAAAACCAAAAGAAAGACCAATAA
- a CDS encoding DUF805 domain-containing protein translates to MSFQDAIKVCFQKYADFSGNAKRPEFWWWVVFCIIISAGLNMIIPIIGGIFSLAVLLPSLSVGSRRLHDVGMSGWWQLIGLTGIGFLVLIYFWAQKGKG, encoded by the coding sequence ATGTCATTCCAAGATGCGATTAAGGTATGTTTTCAAAAATATGCTGATTTTAGTGGCAATGCAAAAAGACCAGAATTTTGGTGGTGGGTTGTTTTCTGCATCATTATTAGTGCAGGACTCAACATGATCATTCCGATCATCGGAGGAATTTTTTCCTTAGCAGTTTTGTTGCCAAGTTTGAGTGTCGGTTCCCGTAGACTTCATGATGTAGGAATGAGTGGTTGGTGGCAATTGATTGGTCTTACAGGAATTGGGTTTCTTGTGTTGATTTATTTTTGGGCTCAGAAAGGAAAAGGTTAG
- a CDS encoding tetratricopeptide repeat protein encodes MAEETDYLGYMNKGNYAMALNLLDQALLQNPEDPILLYNFALCCFQTKNFKKSIQVLDRILSEYPGFIELDNVYRLKVFALVELKDWESAESIIKERLQVAVDDAKLLSFLAHVYEYTHRLEEAIEIHRRILRHTPDYKNSLNSLGYLLALKKKPNPEERAEAIRSLKKALELDPNNPAYLDSFGYFLQTIGKPEEAWKAYRKALQKNPNHPILLERLKNLKK; translated from the coding sequence ATGGCAGAAGAAACAGATTACCTCGGTTATATGAACAAAGGCAATTATGCTATGGCATTGAATCTTTTGGACCAGGCCTTACTCCAAAATCCAGAAGATCCTATCCTTTTGTATAATTTTGCTTTGTGTTGTTTTCAGACTAAAAATTTCAAAAAATCGATTCAGGTTTTGGATCGGATCCTCAGTGAATACCCTGGTTTTATTGAACTGGATAATGTGTACCGCCTAAAAGTATTTGCACTTGTGGAATTAAAGGATTGGGAATCGGCAGAATCCATTATCAAAGAAAGATTACAAGTGGCTGTGGATGATGCAAAACTCCTTTCGTTTTTAGCCCATGTTTATGAGTACACCCACAGATTGGAAGAGGCCATAGAAATCCATAGAAGGATTTTAAGGCACACTCCCGATTACAAAAACAGTCTGAACTCTCTTGGATACCTTCTTGCGTTGAAAAAAAAGCCAAACCCCGAGGAACGTGCGGAAGCCATTCGCTCGTTAAAAAAAGCATTGGAACTGGATCCAAACAATCCGGCCTATTTGGATTCCTTTGGTTATTTTTTGCAAACCATTGGAAAACCAGAAGAAGCATGGAAAGCTTACCGAAAGGCCCTGCAAAAGAACCCAAACCATCCGATCCTCTTAGAAAGATTGAAGAACCTAAAGAAATAA